In the genome of Nonlabens sp. MB-3u-79, one region contains:
- the serS gene encoding serine--tRNA ligase, translating into MLQIAEIRENKEAFAKALQKRNMDALPLLESAIAVDENRRNLQAQLDETLSKSNKLSKEIGELFKSGKAAQANELKAQTIDLKESSKQLGEQLNAVVEELQTILYTIPNIPQDSVPAGNSDEDNEVVSQHGEIPVLHEGAKPHWELVKDYDIIDFELGNKITGAGFPVYKNKGARLQRALINYFLDKNTAAGYDEMQVPLLVNEASGYGTGQLPDKEGQMYHVGIDDLYLIPTAEVPITNLYRGSLLEMKDFPVAMTGYTPCFRREAGSYGSDVRGLNRLHQFDKVEILRIEHPDQSDAALDAMVVHVKGILEELELPYRILRLCGGDLGFTSTLTYDFEVYSTAQEKWLEVSSVSNFKTFQANRLKLRYRTGDKGTELAHTLNGSSLALPRILASILENFQVHNAIHIPKVLIPYCGFDAID; encoded by the coding sequence ATGCTTCAAATAGCAGAAATACGTGAAAATAAAGAGGCTTTTGCAAAGGCTTTACAAAAGAGAAACATGGATGCGCTTCCTTTATTGGAAAGCGCCATCGCTGTAGATGAAAATCGCCGTAACCTTCAAGCGCAACTGGATGAGACGCTTTCAAAAAGCAACAAGCTGTCTAAAGAGATTGGAGAGTTATTCAAGTCTGGAAAAGCCGCTCAAGCAAATGAGCTCAAAGCCCAAACAATTGATCTAAAAGAATCTTCAAAACAGTTGGGGGAACAATTGAATGCAGTTGTAGAAGAATTACAGACTATTTTATATACGATTCCCAATATACCTCAAGACAGCGTTCCTGCCGGTAATAGTGATGAAGATAATGAGGTGGTTTCTCAACATGGAGAGATACCCGTATTGCACGAAGGTGCAAAGCCACACTGGGAACTAGTGAAGGATTACGATATCATAGATTTTGAACTCGGTAATAAAATTACTGGAGCAGGATTCCCTGTATACAAAAATAAAGGAGCGAGATTGCAACGAGCGTTGATCAATTATTTCCTAGATAAAAATACTGCTGCTGGTTATGACGAGATGCAAGTACCTCTATTAGTCAACGAAGCTAGTGGTTATGGCACAGGTCAATTGCCAGATAAAGAGGGGCAAATGTACCACGTAGGTATAGATGACCTGTATTTGATCCCAACAGCTGAAGTACCTATTACCAATTTATATCGTGGCAGTTTATTAGAGATGAAAGACTTTCCTGTTGCTATGACGGGTTATACCCCATGTTTCCGTCGTGAGGCTGGAAGTTATGGAAGTGACGTAAGAGGATTGAACCGCTTGCACCAGTTTGATAAAGTAGAAATCTTACGTATAGAGCATCCAGATCAAAGTGATGCTGCACTAGATGCTATGGTGGTGCATGTAAAAGGAATTCTTGAAGAATTAGAATTGCCTTATCGTATTTTGAGACTTTGTGGGGGCGATTTAGGATTTACTTCTACCTTGACTTATGACTTTGAAGTCTACAGTACCGCTCAAGAAAAATGGTTAGAAGTAAGTAGTGTTTCTAACTTTAAGACCTTTCAAGCAAATCGTTTGAAATTGCGTTACAGAACCGGAGATAAAGGAACAGAACTAGCCCATACTTTAAATGGCAGCTCCTTAGCCTTACCCCGTATTCTTGCAAGTATTCTTGAGAATTTCCAAGTCCATAATGCCATTCATATCCCTAAAGTATTGATCCCTTATTGTGGTTTTGATGCTATAGATTAA
- a CDS encoding tetratricopeptide repeat protein — MRTLFLVVAVLSCSMGFAQDSKLAENYMDQGEYTKALKIYQKIYELNKRNPRSVFALVEVYQQLERYESVDSLIDLVQKTTTRDEVFSIERGYNATLQGKDSLANKYYQKAIKAIDSLPQLTYGIAYRFEQRNELDRAIAAYEKGMALNDKLNYNYQLSRLYGEKGDLEKMFDTNIKMIEQDAVYRSRAQALFSQYVTDDAENEGNKILRKVLLLRLRENPDPIYNQLLSWLFVQQKDFKKAFIQERAIYMRDQTNMYNIQDLVETAIDEKDLEAAAEILDYMIEETQSISVKYTAQSLKIKLRAAAATAEAYEQIKQDYESLLTYYGRDKETFRLQLDYANFLAFKTNQPQEASDLLVALEKTSLSTFQKADVKMLLADILVLQEQFHRALIYYSQIQNDLPNDLRSQESQFKVARTSYFQGDFPWSLTQLKVLRSAASKLIANDAMQLSLTIADHSIEDTTFVALKAFAKAELKQYQNKTAEAITLYDQLLLDHKGDPIEDEALLNQAQLYEVEGSFEKARDNYQVIIDNYGDGILADDAYYRLGLLYQEQLAAPQKAKELFEKIIFNHADSIHFVDARRRYRRLRGDENEKAF; from the coding sequence ATGCGTACTCTTTTTCTAGTTGTTGCGGTGCTTTCTTGTTCCATGGGCTTTGCTCAGGATTCTAAGCTTGCCGAAAACTATATGGATCAAGGGGAATATACCAAAGCTTTAAAAATCTATCAAAAAATATATGAACTCAACAAGCGCAATCCAAGGAGCGTGTTTGCGTTGGTGGAAGTTTATCAGCAATTAGAACGTTATGAAAGTGTAGATTCATTAATTGATCTAGTTCAGAAAACAACAACTCGCGATGAGGTATTTTCCATTGAAAGAGGTTACAATGCCACCTTGCAAGGAAAAGATAGCCTGGCTAACAAGTACTATCAAAAAGCTATAAAAGCGATAGATTCCTTACCGCAACTCACCTATGGAATAGCTTATAGATTTGAACAGCGCAATGAACTGGACAGGGCTATTGCCGCCTATGAAAAAGGAATGGCGCTCAATGACAAGCTCAATTACAATTACCAGCTGTCAAGATTATACGGCGAGAAAGGTGATTTAGAAAAGATGTTTGATACCAACATCAAAATGATAGAGCAAGATGCGGTTTATCGTTCCCGTGCTCAAGCACTTTTTTCTCAATATGTAACCGATGATGCAGAGAATGAAGGAAATAAGATCTTAAGGAAAGTGTTGTTATTACGCTTACGTGAAAATCCAGACCCTATATACAATCAGCTGTTATCATGGCTTTTTGTGCAGCAAAAGGATTTTAAAAAAGCCTTTATTCAGGAAAGGGCAATCTATATGCGTGATCAAACCAATATGTACAATATTCAAGATCTGGTAGAAACAGCTATTGATGAGAAGGACCTGGAAGCAGCAGCAGAGATACTGGACTATATGATTGAAGAAACACAATCTATAAGTGTGAAGTATACGGCGCAAAGTCTTAAGATTAAATTAAGGGCGGCTGCGGCAACCGCTGAAGCATATGAACAGATCAAACAAGATTATGAAAGTCTCTTAACCTATTACGGTAGAGATAAAGAGACGTTTAGACTGCAGCTGGATTACGCTAACTTTTTAGCCTTTAAAACAAATCAACCTCAAGAGGCAAGTGATTTACTTGTCGCCTTAGAGAAAACAAGTCTGAGTACATTTCAAAAAGCAGATGTAAAAATGTTACTGGCTGATATTCTTGTGTTGCAGGAGCAGTTCCATAGAGCGCTGATTTATTACAGCCAGATTCAGAATGATTTGCCCAATGATTTGCGTTCTCAGGAGTCCCAATTTAAAGTGGCGCGTACCAGCTATTTTCAAGGCGATTTTCCTTGGAGCCTTACTCAGTTAAAGGTGTTGCGCAGCGCTGCCAGCAAGCTCATTGCAAACGACGCTATGCAGTTAAGCCTCACTATTGCAGACCACTCTATAGAAGACACTACTTTTGTTGCGTTGAAAGCTTTCGCGAAAGCGGAATTAAAACAATATCAGAACAAAACAGCTGAAGCCATCACTTTATACGATCAATTACTGCTAGATCACAAAGGAGATCCTATCGAAGATGAGGCCTTACTCAATCAAGCTCAGCTCTATGAAGTAGAGGGAAGCTTTGAAAAAGCTAGAGATAACTATCAGGTGATCATCGATAATTATGGAGATGGAATCCTTGCAGATGATGCCTATTACCGACTGGGGCTGTTGTATCAAGAACAGCTCGCAGCTCCTCAAAAAGCCAAAGAGCTTTTTGAAAAAATAATATTTAACCATGCCGATAGTATTCATTTTGTAGATGCGCGGAGGCGCTATCGCAGGTTGCGTGGTGATGAAAATGAAAAGGCTTTTTAA
- a CDS encoding DUF4286 family protein → MIIYNVTCNMDASLESEWIPWIREHIAKVLGTGLFMDARLTRVLVEDKDGSSTFSIQYKAIDKEALQKYYDDYAPALRKEGLTKFGERVLSFRTELELIDEYNVKRN, encoded by the coding sequence ATGATTATATATAATGTGACTTGTAATATGGATGCTTCATTGGAGTCCGAATGGATCCCGTGGATAAGAGAGCATATTGCTAAAGTATTAGGGACTGGCTTGTTTATGGATGCGAGACTCACAAGAGTTCTTGTAGAAGATAAGGATGGCTCCAGTACTTTCTCTATTCAGTACAAAGCGATAGATAAAGAGGCGCTTCAAAAATATTACGACGATTACGCTCCTGCATTAAGGAAAGAAGGTCTTACTAAATTTGGAGAGCGAGTGCTGTCTTTTAGAACAGAGCTGGAATTGATTGATGAGTATAATGTGAAACGAAATTAG
- the rsmA gene encoding 16S rRNA (adenine(1518)-N(6)/adenine(1519)-N(6))-dimethyltransferase RsmA — translation MAKYKPKYTSQDKGVTAKKHLGQHFLKDDTVAVRIADCLSYKGYDQVLEIGPGTGVLTKHVIRKEIKVTALELDRESVAYLKQTFPVEHSKIVNDKTFEVVEADFLKKDLRDIYGEGSFAIIGNFPYNISTQIVFKTIENRDQIPEFGGMFQKEVAKRICASHGSKTYGILSVLAQAYYHAEYLFTVGPEVFNPPPRVDSGVLRLIRKVDYNDLPCSYAKLREVVKLAFQQRRKTLRNSLKTMNLPDEMREKEIFNLRPEQISVQMFVDLVQEIEAIED, via the coding sequence TTGGCAAAATACAAACCTAAATATACTTCACAAGACAAAGGTGTTACTGCAAAGAAACACCTAGGGCAGCACTTTTTAAAAGATGATACCGTAGCCGTACGCATAGCAGACTGCTTGAGTTACAAAGGCTATGATCAGGTTCTGGAAATAGGCCCAGGAACAGGTGTGCTTACCAAGCACGTGATTAGAAAAGAAATTAAAGTTACTGCTCTAGAATTAGATCGAGAATCGGTAGCTTATTTGAAGCAAACCTTTCCCGTAGAACACTCTAAAATTGTCAACGATAAGACGTTTGAAGTCGTAGAAGCAGACTTCCTTAAAAAAGATTTGAGAGATATTTATGGAGAAGGCTCTTTTGCCATCATAGGGAACTTTCCATATAACATCAGTACACAAATTGTTTTTAAGACCATTGAGAACAGAGATCAGATTCCAGAATTTGGTGGGATGTTTCAAAAAGAAGTGGCTAAGCGTATATGCGCTTCTCACGGTTCTAAAACATATGGTATACTATCTGTCTTAGCTCAGGCCTACTACCACGCTGAATACCTTTTTACTGTAGGCCCCGAAGTGTTTAACCCCCCGCCTAGAGTCGATAGTGGCGTATTGCGTTTAATTCGAAAGGTGGACTATAATGATTTGCCTTGTTCTTATGCAAAATTACGTGAGGTGGTTAAACTAGCTTTTCAACAGCGTCGTAAGACCTTGAGGAATTCGTTAAAAACAATGAATTTACCTGATGAAATGAGAGAAAAAGAGATCTTTAATCTCAGACCAGAACAGATCAGCGTGCAGATGTTTGTGGATTTGGTGCAAGAGATTGAGGCTATTGAGGATTGA
- the trxA gene encoding thioredoxin, translating into MALEITDANFEETVLKSDKPVLVDFWAAWCGPCRMVGPIIEEVSTEYADTAVVGKMDVDANQEFAAKYGVRNIPTVLVFQNGEVVGRQVGVAPKNAYTDALDALLK; encoded by the coding sequence ATGGCATTAGAAATAACAGATGCAAACTTTGAAGAAACAGTATTAAAAAGTGATAAACCAGTATTGGTTGACTTTTGGGCAGCATGGTGTGGACCGTGTCGTATGGTAGGACCTATCATTGAGGAGGTTTCTACAGAATATGCTGATACAGCTGTAGTAGGTAAAATGGACGTTGATGCAAATCAAGAATTTGCTGCTAAATACGGCGTGCGTAACATTCCTACAGTACTAGTTTTTCAAAATGGCGAAGTAGTAGGTCGTCAGGTAGGAGTTGCTCCTAAAAACGCTTACACAGATGCTCTAGATGCTCTGTTGAAATAG
- a CDS encoding NADP-dependent oxidoreductase: MSKTIVLKQRPKGIPKTSDFEFIEEEQPLPNDGEVLLKTKYVSVDPYLRGRMRDEKSYIEPFQLEKPLASAIVAEVMESKHDDFKKGDFLMGMLDWKELQVNSGKELRKVDPRLVPLSAYLGILGMTGLTAYFGLNRIGAPKKGETLLVSGAAGAVGSVVGQIGKIKGLKVIGIAGTDEKVAMLKDKFGFDSAINYNKVTDMASAIKEHAPEGIDVYYDNVGGNTLDAAMKNINRFGRVINCGAISLYNETEQPTGPRLETTLIKQSVKMQGFIVSNYEEDFLEGIQQLSQWLLEGKLKQEETVVEGFNQIPQAFIDLFNGKNKGKMLVKVY, translated from the coding sequence ATGAGTAAGACCATAGTATTAAAGCAACGACCAAAAGGAATTCCAAAGACTAGTGATTTTGAATTTATTGAAGAGGAACAGCCGCTACCAAATGACGGGGAAGTCTTGTTGAAAACAAAATACGTTTCTGTAGATCCCTACCTAAGAGGACGCATGCGGGACGAAAAGTCCTATATAGAACCATTTCAACTAGAGAAGCCTTTAGCGTCAGCTATAGTTGCTGAGGTGATGGAAAGTAAGCATGACGATTTTAAAAAAGGAGACTTTCTAATGGGTATGTTAGATTGGAAAGAGCTTCAAGTGAATTCAGGTAAGGAATTACGCAAAGTAGATCCTCGACTGGTTCCACTTAGTGCTTATTTGGGAATTTTAGGAATGACTGGGTTGACGGCATATTTTGGTTTGAATAGAATAGGAGCACCTAAAAAAGGGGAAACACTTCTAGTTTCTGGGGCTGCTGGAGCCGTGGGCTCTGTAGTTGGACAGATTGGAAAAATTAAAGGGTTGAAAGTAATTGGGATTGCAGGCACCGATGAAAAAGTGGCTATGCTCAAAGATAAATTTGGTTTTGACTCGGCGATCAATTACAATAAAGTTACGGATATGGCGAGTGCCATTAAAGAACATGCTCCAGAAGGTATAGATGTTTATTACGATAATGTGGGAGGGAATACACTGGATGCCGCAATGAAGAATATCAATAGATTTGGTCGCGTGATCAATTGTGGTGCGATCTCCCTTTATAACGAGACAGAACAGCCTACGGGTCCAAGATTAGAAACCACCCTAATAAAACAGAGTGTCAAGATGCAAGGCTTTATAGTGAGTAATTACGAGGAAGATTTCCTTGAAGGCATACAGCAACTTTCTCAATGGTTGCTTGAAGGAAAGTTAAAGCAAGAGGAGACCGTCGTGGAAGGATTTAATCAAATACCTCAGGCATTTATAGACCTTTTTAATGGTAAAAATAAAGGTAAAATGTTAGTTAAAGTCTACTAG